A stretch of Mesorhizobium sp. M2A.F.Ca.ET.046.03.2.1 DNA encodes these proteins:
- a CDS encoding YggS family pyridoxal phosphate-dependent enzyme, with the protein MTNAVEQLHAVKAKIASAEREARREPGAVTLVAVSKTFAAEDIRPVIEAGQRVFGENRVQEAQGKWPALREAFADLELHLIGPLQSNKAKEAVALFDVVETVDREKIAAELSREMTRQGRTPRLYVQVNTGSEPQKAGIEPREAVAFVKRCRDVHGLAIEGLMCIPPADENPGPHFALLEKLAREAGVEKLSMGMSGDYETAIAFGATSVRVGSAIFGSR; encoded by the coding sequence ATGACGAACGCCGTAGAGCAGCTTCACGCGGTCAAGGCGAAGATAGCAAGCGCCGAGCGCGAGGCAAGGCGCGAGCCCGGCGCGGTCACCCTGGTGGCGGTGTCGAAGACCTTCGCGGCCGAGGACATCCGCCCTGTGATCGAGGCCGGCCAGCGTGTCTTCGGCGAGAACCGCGTGCAGGAAGCGCAGGGCAAATGGCCGGCGCTGAGGGAGGCATTTGCCGATCTGGAGCTGCATCTGATCGGCCCGCTCCAATCCAACAAGGCCAAGGAAGCCGTCGCGCTGTTCGACGTCGTCGAGACCGTCGACCGCGAGAAGATCGCCGCGGAGCTTTCAAGGGAAATGACCAGGCAAGGCCGGACGCCAAGACTCTATGTCCAGGTCAACACCGGCTCCGAGCCGCAAAAGGCAGGCATCGAGCCGCGCGAGGCGGTCGCCTTCGTCAAGCGCTGCCGCGACGTTCATGGCTTGGCCATCGAAGGCCTGATGTGCATCCCCCCGGCCGATGAGAACCCCGGCCCGCATTTCGCGCTGCTGGAAAAGCTCGCTCGCGAGGCCGGCGTTGAAAAACTGTCGATGGGCATGTCCGGCGACTATGAGACTGCGATCGCCTTCGGCGCGACCAGCGTCCGGGTGGGATCGGCGATCTTCGGCAGCCGGTAG
- a CDS encoding aldo/keto reductase yields the protein MRYNQLGNTGLFVSELCLGTMTFGAAGENAQWGLIASLDQKGVNEIVARSIAAGVNFFDTADVYSFGQSEQLLGQSLKDLGIKRSDVIIATKVHGAMGNGPNERGSSRGHIMDSVDGSLKRLQLDHIDLYQLHGTDTVTPIDETLRALDDLVASGKVRYVGVSNWQAWRIAKALGIAERKGFARFETIQSYYSIAGRDLEREIVPLINEEKLGLMVWSPMAGGLLSGKYGPGAPGNGEGRRASFNFPPVNEDRAWAAVAVMREVAKKHDVSVATVALGYVLAKPFVMSVLIGASRMDQLEQNLAATGLQLDADDLARLDEVSALPAEYPGWMLERQSAGRRPAPFVPKA from the coding sequence ATGCGCTACAACCAGCTTGGCAATACCGGCCTTTTCGTTTCCGAACTCTGCCTCGGCACCATGACGTTCGGCGCCGCCGGCGAGAATGCCCAATGGGGGCTGATCGCCAGTCTCGACCAGAAGGGCGTCAACGAGATCGTCGCCCGCTCGATCGCCGCCGGCGTCAATTTCTTCGACACGGCGGATGTCTATTCCTTCGGCCAGTCCGAGCAATTGCTCGGACAATCGCTCAAGGATCTCGGCATCAAGCGCTCGGACGTCATCATCGCCACCAAGGTGCATGGCGCGATGGGCAACGGCCCGAACGAGCGCGGCTCGTCGCGCGGCCACATCATGGATTCCGTCGACGGCAGCCTGAAGCGGCTGCAGCTCGACCATATCGATCTCTACCAGTTGCATGGCACCGACACGGTGACGCCGATCGACGAGACGCTGCGCGCGCTCGACGATCTCGTCGCCAGCGGCAAGGTGCGCTATGTCGGCGTCTCCAACTGGCAGGCCTGGCGCATCGCCAAGGCGCTGGGCATTGCCGAGCGCAAGGGCTTCGCCCGTTTCGAGACCATTCAGTCCTATTACTCGATCGCCGGCCGCGATCTCGAGCGCGAGATCGTGCCGCTGATCAACGAAGAGAAGCTCGGCCTGATGGTCTGGTCGCCGATGGCCGGCGGACTGCTCTCCGGCAAATACGGCCCTGGCGCTCCCGGCAATGGCGAGGGCCGCCGCGCCTCCTTCAACTTCCCGCCGGTCAACGAAGACCGCGCCTGGGCGGCGGTCGCCGTCATGCGCGAGGTGGCGAAGAAGCATGACGTCAGCGTTGCCACCGTGGCGCTTGGCTACGTGCTGGCAAAACCTTTTGTGATGAGCGTCCTCATCGGCGCCAGCCGCATGGACCAGCTCGAGCAGAACCTCGCCGCTACCGGCTTGCAGCTCGATGCCGACGATCTTGCCAGGCTCGACGAGGTGAGCGCGCTGCCCGCCGAATATCCCGGCTGGATGCTTGAGCGGCAGAGTGCCGGCCGGCGTCCGGCGCCGTTCGTGCCGAAGGCGTGA
- a CDS encoding LysR family transcriptional regulator, giving the protein MARPEINRSGEIEVFVRVAETGSFSAAARALRMTPSAVSKLIARLEARLGARLVSRSTRKLQLTPEGTSFYDSGLRILADLDAAEREAAAGAAPRGKLRVNSYVPFGQHRLMELLPRFLERYPEISVEAVLTDNVINLLEERADVAIRAGPLSESRLVARKLGQSRMVLVASRAYLAARGTPRALSDLARHNMLAFGFARHIDGWPFIDAAGKSIILPIVGNMSLTDGEAMRLTTLAGAGIARLARWHVEPDIAAGRLVPLLETFNPGDEEPTHAVYVGHGKHLPARVRAFLDFLAETVRL; this is encoded by the coding sequence ATGGCGCGACCCGAAATCAACCGCTCCGGCGAGATCGAAGTGTTCGTCCGCGTCGCCGAGACGGGCAGTTTTTCCGCCGCGGCGCGGGCCTTGCGCATGACGCCCTCGGCGGTGAGCAAGCTGATCGCGCGGCTGGAGGCGCGGCTCGGCGCGCGGCTGGTCAGCCGCTCGACACGCAAGCTGCAACTGACACCGGAGGGAACCAGCTTTTACGACAGCGGCCTGCGTATCCTTGCCGATCTTGATGCGGCGGAACGCGAGGCGGCCGCAGGCGCCGCGCCGCGCGGAAAGCTCAGGGTCAACTCCTATGTGCCGTTCGGCCAGCACCGGCTGATGGAATTGCTGCCGCGTTTCCTGGAGCGCTATCCCGAGATTTCCGTCGAAGCGGTGCTGACCGACAATGTCATCAACCTGTTGGAGGAGCGGGCCGATGTCGCCATACGCGCCGGACCGCTTAGCGAGTCGCGCCTGGTGGCGCGCAAGCTCGGCCAGAGCCGGATGGTGCTGGTTGCGTCCCGCGCCTATCTCGCAGCACGCGGCACGCCGCGCGCATTGTCCGACCTTGCCCGCCACAACATGCTCGCCTTCGGCTTCGCCAGGCATATCGACGGCTGGCCTTTCATTGATGCCGCGGGCAAATCGATCATCCTGCCGATCGTCGGGAACATGTCGCTGACCGATGGCGAAGCGATGCGGCTGACGACATTGGCCGGAGCGGGCATCGCAAGATTGGCGCGCTGGCATGTCGAGCCCGACATCGCCGCAGGGCGGCTCGTGCCGCTGCTGGAGACGTTCAATCCCGGCGACGAGGAGCCGACGCACGCCGTCTATGTCGGCCACGGCAAGCATCTGCCGGCGCGGGTGCGGGCCTTTCTCGACTTTCTCGCGGAAACTGTCCGGCTCTGA
- the leuS gene encoding leucine--tRNA ligase produces the protein MATERYNPRTSEPKWQKAWAEKKLFEARNDDPKPKYYVLEMFPYPSGKIHIGHTRNYTMGDVVARYKRAKGFNVLHPMGWDAFGMPAENAAMQNKVHPKDWTYENIAVMREQLKMMGLSLDWAREFATCDVDYYHRQQMLFLDFVEKGLVTRKSSKVNWDPEDMTVLANEQVIDGRGWRSGALVEQRELTQWFFKITDFAQDLLDSLNLLEEWPEKVKLMQHNWIGRSEGLLIRWPLAKPVGDAHELEVYTTRPDTIFGASFMAVAADHPLARKAAEENVELAKFIEEVRHMGTSVAALETAEKKGFDTGIRVVHPFDENWTLPVYVANFVLMEYGTGAIFGCPSGDQRDLDFANKYGLPVIPVVMPEDGDAKTFQVIEEAYVDDGVMINSRFLDGMKPEKAFNEVAKLLEAKTIGGRPMAERKVNFRLRDWGISRQRYWGCPIPMIHCEACGVVPVPKADLPVKLPDDIEFDRPGNPLDRHPTWRHVKCPQCGRDARRETDTMDTFVDSSWYFARFTAPWANEPTEPKAADEWLAVDQYIGGIEHAILHLLYSRFFTRAMRETGHLNLAEPFKGLFTQGMVVHETYRVGGPSNNGRWLSPSEVRLEDVGGKRLAFEIATGEEATIGALEKMSKSKKNTVSPEEITDGYGADTARWFMLSDSPPERDVEWTDDGAAGAHRFVQRIWRLVQIAAESLPGVKPAAAKDGDAGAVSKAAHKILRAVGEDIEKLGFNRAIARIYELANALATPLNDVAEGKANAALKGACREAVEILVHIIAPVMPHLAEECWEALGGTEMVAERPWPVYDPALVVDNEIVLPVQVNGKKRGDLTIARDADQGAVEKAVLALDFVQKALEGKAPRKVIIVPQRIVNVVA, from the coding sequence ATGGCAACCGAACGTTACAATCCGCGCACGTCAGAGCCCAAATGGCAGAAGGCCTGGGCCGAAAAGAAGCTGTTCGAGGCTCGCAACGACGATCCGAAGCCGAAATACTACGTGCTCGAGATGTTCCCCTATCCGTCGGGCAAGATCCATATCGGCCACACCCGCAACTACACGATGGGCGATGTGGTGGCGCGCTACAAGCGGGCCAAGGGCTTCAACGTGCTGCATCCGATGGGCTGGGACGCCTTCGGCATGCCTGCTGAAAACGCGGCCATGCAGAACAAGGTCCACCCCAAGGACTGGACCTACGAAAATATCGCCGTCATGCGCGAGCAGCTCAAGATGATGGGCCTGTCGCTCGACTGGGCGCGCGAGTTCGCGACCTGCGACGTCGACTACTATCACCGCCAGCAGATGCTGTTCCTTGACTTCGTCGAGAAGGGGCTGGTGACGCGCAAATCCTCCAAGGTCAACTGGGATCCGGAGGACATGACGGTGCTCGCCAACGAGCAGGTCATCGACGGCCGTGGCTGGCGCTCGGGGGCGTTGGTCGAGCAGCGCGAGCTGACGCAGTGGTTCTTCAAGATCACCGACTTCGCGCAGGATCTGCTGGATTCGCTCAACCTGCTCGAGGAGTGGCCGGAGAAGGTCAAGCTGATGCAGCACAACTGGATCGGCCGCTCCGAAGGCCTGCTGATCCGCTGGCCGTTGGCAAAACCGGTTGGCGACGCGCATGAGCTCGAAGTCTACACGACGAGGCCCGACACCATCTTCGGCGCTTCCTTCATGGCCGTCGCCGCCGACCATCCGCTGGCGAGGAAGGCCGCAGAGGAGAATGTCGAGCTGGCGAAGTTCATCGAGGAAGTCCGCCATATGGGCACCTCGGTGGCGGCGCTGGAGACGGCCGAAAAGAAGGGCTTCGACACCGGCATCCGCGTCGTCCACCCGTTCGACGAGAATTGGACGCTGCCGGTCTATGTCGCCAATTTCGTGCTGATGGAATATGGCACGGGCGCCATTTTCGGCTGCCCGTCGGGCGACCAGCGCGACCTCGATTTCGCCAACAAATACGGCCTGCCGGTGATCCCGGTGGTGATGCCCGAAGACGGCGACGCCAAGACCTTCCAGGTCATCGAGGAGGCCTATGTCGACGACGGCGTGATGATCAATTCGCGCTTCCTCGACGGCATGAAGCCCGAAAAGGCCTTCAATGAAGTGGCGAAGCTGCTGGAGGCAAAGACGATCGGCGGCCGGCCGATGGCGGAGCGCAAGGTGAATTTCCGCCTGCGCGACTGGGGCATCTCGCGCCAGCGCTACTGGGGCTGCCCGATCCCGATGATCCATTGCGAAGCCTGCGGCGTCGTGCCGGTGCCGAAGGCCGACCTGCCGGTGAAGCTGCCCGACGACATCGAGTTCGACCGTCCGGGCAATCCGCTCGACCGGCATCCGACCTGGCGGCATGTGAAGTGCCCGCAATGCGGCCGCGACGCGCGACGCGAGACCGACACGATGGACACGTTCGTCGATTCGTCCTGGTATTTCGCCCGCTTCACCGCGCCCTGGGCCAATGAGCCGACCGAGCCGAAAGCGGCCGATGAATGGCTGGCGGTCGACCAGTATATCGGCGGCATCGAGCACGCGATCCTGCACCTGCTCTATTCGCGCTTCTTCACCCGCGCCATGCGCGAGACCGGTCACCTCAATCTCGCCGAGCCGTTCAAGGGCCTGTTCACGCAAGGCATGGTGGTGCACGAGACCTACCGTGTCGGCGGCCCGTCCAACAACGGGCGCTGGCTGTCGCCGAGCGAGGTCAGGCTCGAGGATGTCGGCGGCAAGCGCCTCGCCTTTGAGATCGCCACCGGCGAGGAGGCGACGATCGGCGCGCTGGAGAAGATGTCGAAATCGAAGAAGAATACGGTGAGCCCGGAAGAGATCACCGACGGCTACGGCGCCGACACGGCGCGCTGGTTCATGCTGTCGGACTCGCCGCCGGAGCGCGACGTCGAGTGGACAGACGATGGCGCGGCCGGCGCGCACCGTTTCGTGCAGCGCATCTGGCGACTGGTGCAGATCGCCGCCGAATCTCTGCCCGGCGTAAAGCCGGCAGCGGCGAAGGATGGCGATGCGGGCGCCGTGTCCAAGGCCGCGCACAAGATCCTGAGGGCGGTCGGCGAGGACATCGAGAAGCTCGGCTTCAACCGCGCGATCGCCCGCATCTATGAGCTTGCCAATGCGCTGGCGACGCCGCTCAACGACGTCGCCGAAGGCAAGGCCAATGCTGCGCTGAAGGGCGCCTGCCGCGAGGCGGTGGAGATCCTGGTGCACATCATCGCGCCGGTCATGCCGCATCTGGCGGAGGAATGCTGGGAGGCGCTGGGCGGGACCGAGATGGTCGCCGAGCGGCCGTGGCCGGTCTACGATCCGGCGCTGGTCGTCGACAACGAGATCGTGCTGCCGGTGCAGGTCAACGGCAAGAAGCGCGGGGATTTGACAATTGCCCGCGACGCGGATCAAGGTGCCGTCGAAAAAGCGGTGCTGGCTCTCGACTTCGTGCAAAAAGCACTGGAGGGTAAGGCTCCGCGCAAGGTGATCATCGTCCCGCAGAGGATCGTCAATGTCGTTGCCTGA
- a CDS encoding type II toxin-antitoxin system VapC family toxin: MYLLDTNVVSDVQRRLPKPTAWIASIDPASINLSVITLGEIERGIVKQRKIDPERAARLDIWLRELRRDNTDRILAITEEVALAWGRITAGRTRGSADSLIAATALVHDLILVTRNVADFEGVGVTVLNPWEV; this comes from the coding sequence ATGTATCTGCTGGACACGAACGTCGTGTCGGACGTGCAAAGACGGTTGCCTAAGCCGACTGCCTGGATAGCTTCGATTGATCCGGCGTCGATCAACCTTAGTGTCATTACGCTGGGTGAGATCGAGCGAGGAATCGTCAAACAGCGTAAGATCGACCCTGAAAGGGCGGCTCGGCTCGATATCTGGCTGCGAGAACTTCGAAGAGACAATACGGACCGCATTCTCGCGATCACGGAGGAGGTCGCTCTTGCCTGGGGTCGCATAACGGCGGGACGCACACGGGGGAGCGCCGACTCGCTTATCGCGGCGACCGCCCTCGTGCACGACCTGATCCTGGTCACGCGAAACGTCGCCGACTTCGAGGGCGTCGGCGTTACAGTCCTCAATCCCTGGGAAGTCTGA
- a CDS encoding type II toxin-antitoxin system Phd/YefM family antitoxin: MNWHLQDAKNNFSKVVQRARTEGPQTVTLRGERAAVVLSADDYDRLAGKKKSLVEYLLSGPGWDEEFDKEITRRSDTIIRDIDL, from the coding sequence ATGAACTGGCATCTTCAGGACGCGAAGAACAATTTCTCGAAAGTGGTCCAGCGGGCGCGAACCGAGGGACCGCAGACCGTGACACTTCGCGGCGAACGTGCCGCGGTCGTCCTCTCCGCAGACGACTACGATCGCTTGGCCGGGAAGAAGAAATCGCTCGTCGAGTACCTATTGAGCGGTCCAGGTTGGGACGAGGAGTTTGACAAGGAAATCACCCGTCGCTCGGACACGATTATCCGGGACATTGATCTCTGA
- the lptE gene encoding LPS assembly lipoprotein LptE, with translation MSLPDPVKPQAIRLRGRLAVCGMVAALALVSACTVRPLYSNQPLSPGSQLSASAELASISIKPVNTRYAQQVRNNLIFAFGQGSGEPASPAYTLDLGVTELVESAAIVQVQTQEDEPTAGTVTLTATYVLRDTATNTVIAVGKRSIPSSFDRPRQEFAAYRAQIDAENRAARELADLLRLSIAQDLAKHGKKA, from the coding sequence ATGTCGTTGCCTGATCCGGTGAAGCCACAAGCGATCCGCCTGCGCGGCCGCCTGGCGGTCTGCGGCATGGTCGCCGCGCTTGCGCTGGTCTCGGCCTGCACCGTGCGGCCGCTCTATTCCAACCAGCCGCTGTCGCCCGGATCGCAGCTCAGCGCGTCCGCCGAGCTCGCCTCGATCTCGATCAAGCCGGTCAACACCCGCTATGCGCAGCAGGTGCGCAACAATCTGATCTTCGCTTTCGGGCAGGGCTCGGGCGAGCCGGCCTCGCCGGCCTACACGCTCGATCTCGGCGTCACCGAACTGGTCGAATCGGCGGCCATCGTGCAGGTGCAGACCCAGGAAGACGAGCCGACGGCGGGCACGGTCACGCTGACCGCCACCTATGTGCTCAGGGACACCGCGACCAACACGGTGATTGCCGTCGGCAAGCGCTCGATCCCGTCGTCCTTCGACCGGCCGCGCCAGGAATTCGCGGCCTATCGCGCCCAGATCGATGCCGAGAACCGCGCGGCGCGCGAGTTGGCCGATCTGCTGCGGCTGTCGATCGCGCAGGATCTGGCCAAGCACGGCAAGAAAGCCTAA